In a single window of the Paenibacillus sp. MMS20-IR301 genome:
- a CDS encoding isoprenylcysteine carboxylmethyltransferase family protein has protein sequence MTALNILSLTLFGIFIIAYVSKLVILYGKNSIRANVLAKGKKISGIRSTELFVKIATFIWGGAWLFLSLAESFIVGIVGRHFNEPLVNFIGAGIVSLGCAVFILAMKAMRTSWRVGIDKSTATKLITRGIYKVSRNAAFVGFDLMFAGLYLMYPSFLTLIIAVFNILAIHLLILQEEKHLRETFGKAYSDYCRKTPRYI, from the coding sequence ATGACTGCACTGAATATTCTGTCATTGACGCTTTTTGGGATCTTTATCATTGCTTATGTATCGAAGCTTGTTATTCTCTACGGGAAGAACAGTATAAGGGCCAATGTACTTGCTAAGGGCAAGAAGATCTCCGGAATCAGATCCACTGAATTATTTGTCAAAATTGCAACTTTCATTTGGGGCGGAGCCTGGCTCTTTTTATCCTTGGCGGAATCTTTTATAGTCGGTATAGTGGGCCGCCATTTCAATGAACCGTTGGTAAACTTTATCGGCGCGGGTATCGTTAGTCTGGGGTGTGCCGTTTTTATTCTGGCTATGAAGGCAATGAGAACGTCGTGGAGGGTCGGGATCGATAAGTCTACAGCCACGAAGCTCATTACCAGAGGGATTTACAAGGTTAGCCGGAATGCGGCCTTTGTCGGCTTCGATCTTATGTTTGCCGGCTTATATTTGATGTATCCCAGCTTTTTGACACTGATTATTGCCGTATTTAACATCCTCGCCATACATCTGTTGATCCTGCAGGAAGAGAAGCATTTACGCGAAACGTTCGGTAAGGCATACAGCGATTACTGCCGTAAGACACCTAGATATATCTAA
- a CDS encoding D-alanyl-D-alanine carboxypeptidase family protein — MSRTAKIIVLFIVVIAVGWGIGKYTAPSASPEDGTNINTGTELAGEPGAAAEPTAVPSADPDGQEQNTGNNAGAEPAPEVTAAPAETPAPTKKPAATDKPAPTKKPATGSSGNNNAEMTAAEPESITVMVNKQYKLPDNYKPADLVYPDVPFIFSEKIEKRMMRREAAKALEEMFAGAKKDGVYLAGVSGYRSESTQKRLFNNYVARDGEEKARTYSAVPGHSEHQTGLAIDLSGSDGKCAAESCFAGTKEANWLAEHAAEYGYIIRFLEGKQAITGYIYEPWHVRYVGKEMAAEIFESGLTLEEYYDAVPVSK, encoded by the coding sequence ATGTCCAGAACAGCTAAGATTATTGTCTTATTCATTGTAGTTATTGCTGTTGGCTGGGGGATCGGGAAATATACAGCCCCGTCAGCTTCCCCGGAAGACGGAACTAACATAAACACAGGCACAGAGCTTGCCGGTGAACCTGGTGCGGCAGCTGAGCCTACCGCTGTGCCAAGTGCAGACCCAGACGGCCAGGAGCAGAATACGGGGAATAACGCAGGAGCAGAACCGGCGCCTGAAGTAACGGCTGCACCAGCGGAGACTCCGGCCCCCACCAAGAAGCCTGCTGCTACGGACAAGCCTGCTCCTACCAAGAAGCCGGCAACCGGTTCCTCCGGCAATAATAATGCTGAGATGACAGCTGCCGAACCGGAGAGCATCACGGTCATGGTTAATAAGCAGTACAAGCTGCCTGATAATTACAAGCCTGCAGATCTGGTCTACCCGGATGTACCGTTTATTTTCTCGGAGAAAATAGAGAAGCGGATGATGCGGCGCGAAGCAGCCAAAGCACTGGAAGAGATGTTTGCCGGGGCGAAGAAGGACGGCGTTTATCTGGCCGGGGTCTCCGGCTACCGTTCCGAGTCCACCCAGAAAAGACTGTTTAATAACTATGTTGCCAGAGACGGCGAAGAGAAGGCCCGCACCTACAGTGCGGTTCCCGGACACAGCGAGCACCAGACGGGCCTGGCCATTGACCTCTCCGGCAGTGACGGTAAATGCGCAGCCGAAAGCTGCTTCGCCGGCACGAAGGAAGCTAATTGGCTTGCCGAGCACGCTGCCGAGTACGGATACATCATCCGTTTCCTCGAAGGCAAACAGGCGATTACCGGCTACATTTATGAGCCTTGGCATGTCCGTTACGTAGGCAAAGAAATGGCTGCTGAAATCTTCGAAAGCGGGCTTACCCTGGAAGAATACTATGACGCCGTTCCGGTGTCGAAGTAA
- a CDS encoding DEAD/DEAH box helicase, with translation MPGFKELGVSEVLNDLLKGQGIVKPTPVQEEAIPPLVEGLDVIARAKTGTGKTLAFLLPIMDKIRVENAYPQALILAPTRELALQITEEARKLARHTGVKILAVYGGQDVEKQLRKLEGGRHLIIGTPGRLLDHLRRETLDLGGVKMLVLDEADQMLHMGFLEDVETIITSVPYRRQTMLFSATMPDPIKRLAANYMKEPLDIIIKSGSPIPLDNIRQQVVECSDRNKEEALISLIERDRPYLAIIFCRTKRRVSKLNEALQAAGYDCDELHGDLSQGKREAVMKRFRDAKLQLLVATDVAARGLDVEGITHVFNYDLPLDADSYIHRIGRTGRAGGKGLAITFSSPRERAGLDVIEHGISQRLDRRRYEKDEFGVGEFSSVQGGGSPRGGRQSAAPEAARAGRGGRGQGRSGGAPRAEAAGRPGGRGRGGKDAGGWGAPAEGGSRSRKDAAGGGKRSAYEAAAAPKGGGSAGKSAAKPRPGGGYGAFASGGDSPAGGYAAGAGAAGGRGGSKGGASKGGPSSGYSSNVSRGAEAGGFSYGASKGAGSGAGYNPGGAKSSPKFRAHVARSNEAGGAGASASRGGSRGGYNAGGGSKGGKGGSGSGGRSSGGNASRGGRSGGGSRGGRGSSR, from the coding sequence TTGCCGGGTTTTAAGGAATTAGGAGTTTCTGAAGTGCTGAATGATTTGCTCAAAGGACAGGGGATTGTTAAACCGACGCCAGTGCAGGAGGAAGCTATTCCTCCGCTGGTTGAAGGTCTGGATGTCATTGCCCGGGCCAAGACAGGAACCGGGAAGACCCTGGCCTTCCTGCTGCCGATTATGGACAAGATCCGGGTGGAGAATGCTTACCCGCAGGCGCTGATTCTTGCGCCGACGCGTGAGCTTGCCCTGCAGATTACCGAAGAAGCGCGGAAGCTGGCGCGCCATACGGGCGTGAAGATTCTGGCTGTGTACGGCGGTCAAGATGTCGAGAAGCAGCTCCGCAAGCTGGAGGGCGGCAGACATCTGATTATCGGAACACCGGGACGGCTGCTGGATCACCTGCGCCGCGAAACGCTCGACCTCGGCGGTGTGAAGATGCTTGTACTGGATGAAGCAGACCAGATGCTGCATATGGGCTTCCTGGAGGATGTAGAAACGATTATTACGTCGGTGCCATACCGCCGCCAGACTATGCTGTTCTCTGCGACCATGCCGGACCCGATTAAACGGCTGGCTGCGAACTATATGAAAGAACCGCTCGATATTATTATCAAGAGCGGCTCTCCGATCCCGCTGGATAATATCCGCCAGCAGGTGGTGGAATGCTCGGACCGCAACAAGGAAGAAGCCCTGATCTCCCTGATCGAGCGTGACCGCCCGTATCTGGCGATTATCTTCTGCCGGACGAAGCGCCGGGTATCTAAGCTGAACGAAGCGCTGCAGGCCGCCGGGTACGATTGCGACGAATTGCACGGCGATCTGTCGCAGGGCAAACGCGAAGCGGTCATGAAGCGGTTCCGTGATGCCAAGCTGCAGCTGCTGGTTGCTACCGATGTAGCGGCGCGCGGGCTTGATGTGGAAGGGATTACCCACGTCTTCAACTATGATCTTCCGCTGGATGCGGACAGCTATATTCACCGGATCGGCCGTACGGGCCGCGCCGGAGGCAAAGGCCTCGCGATCACGTTCTCTTCGCCGCGCGAGCGCGCCGGGCTCGACGTGATCGAGCACGGCATCTCCCAGCGGCTGGACCGCCGCCGGTACGAGAAGGACGAATTCGGCGTTGGCGAATTCTCCTCGGTGCAGGGCGGCGGCTCGCCGCGCGGCGGGCGGCAGAGCGCTGCGCCTGAAGCAGCGCGTGCCGGGCGCGGCGGCCGCGGGCAGGGCCGCAGCGGCGGTGCGCCGCGTGCGGAGGCCGCAGGGCGTCCGGGCGGGCGCGGACGCGGCGGCAAGGATGCAGGCGGCTGGGGCGCGCCTGCGGAAGGCGGAAGCCGCAGCCGGAAGGACGCGGCAGGCGGTGGCAAGCGCAGCGCCTACGAAGCGGCTGCTGCGCCGAAGGGCGGCGGCTCTGCCGGCAAAAGCGCGGCGAAGCCAAGACCGGGCGGCGGCTATGGCGCCTTCGCGAGCGGCGGCGACAGCCCGGCTGGCGGTTACGCGGCTGGAGCAGGCGCCGCGGGCGGACGCGGCGGCAGCAAGGGCGGCGCGTCCAAGGGCGGGCCGAGCAGCGGCTACAGCTCGAACGTCTCCCGGGGCGCAGAAGCCGGCGGATTCAGCTACGGCGCTTCGAAGGGCGCCGGCTCCGGTGCCGGATACAATCCCGGCGGCGCGAAGTCGAGCCCGAAATTCCGGGCGCATGTAGCCCGCAGCAACGAAGCTGGAGGCGCTGGGGCGTCTGCTTCCCGAGGCGGATCGCGCGGCGGCTATAATGCCGGCGGCGGCTCCAAGGGCGGCAAAGGCGGGTCCGGCTCCGGCGGACGGAGCAGCGGAGGAAACGCCTCGCGCGGCGGACGCAGCGGCGGCGGCTCACGCGGCGGCCGGGGCTCATCCAGATAA
- a CDS encoding LLM class flavin-dependent oxidoreductase, which produces MKISILDQSPVSSGSSPAEALAQTALLAREAERLGYHRFWVAEHHAASGLAGSSPEVLMAHLAAVTSDIRIGSGAVLLPHYSAYKVAENFRVLEALYPGRIDLGVGRAAGGGAPAAKALQDTRVSPAGADRYEEQLQELITYLHDAEDAGTVNPAGPQVMPAVHSAPEIWLLGSSQSSAALSARLGTGYAFAHFISGSGGAEAVREYKNRFMPSCAGTAPRPLAAVFAVCAETAAEADRLAASMDLSVVLLEKGHVSSPTPSPDTAVNYTYTPFDRFTIRENRKRMIVGSPAEVREQLQALAEQYQCGELMLSSHIHCFEDKLKSFRLIAEACGLPSRE; this is translated from the coding sequence ATGAAAATAAGTATTCTGGATCAATCTCCAGTCTCGTCAGGAAGCTCGCCTGCAGAAGCGTTAGCGCAGACAGCGCTGCTTGCGCGTGAGGCGGAGCGGCTTGGATATCACCGCTTCTGGGTAGCCGAGCACCATGCTGCATCCGGTCTGGCCGGCTCCAGCCCGGAGGTGCTAATGGCTCATTTGGCTGCCGTTACCTCGGATATCCGCATCGGCTCAGGAGCTGTGCTGCTGCCTCACTATAGTGCCTATAAGGTCGCCGAGAACTTCCGTGTTCTGGAGGCCCTGTATCCCGGGCGCATTGATCTCGGTGTGGGCAGGGCCGCCGGGGGCGGTGCCCCTGCGGCCAAAGCGCTCCAGGATACCCGTGTTAGTCCCGCTGGAGCAGACCGTTATGAGGAGCAGCTTCAGGAGCTTATCACTTATCTGCATGATGCTGAAGATGCGGGCACAGTAAACCCGGCCGGGCCGCAGGTCATGCCTGCGGTGCATTCTGCCCCGGAAATTTGGCTGCTTGGCTCAAGTCAAAGCAGTGCGGCACTTTCAGCCCGGCTGGGCACCGGGTATGCCTTCGCTCATTTCATCAGCGGCAGCGGGGGAGCAGAAGCGGTGCGTGAATACAAGAACCGCTTCATGCCATCCTGTGCCGGTACTGCGCCACGGCCGCTGGCAGCTGTATTTGCCGTCTGTGCTGAAACCGCAGCAGAGGCGGACCGCTTGGCAGCCAGTATGGATCTGTCCGTAGTACTGCTGGAGAAAGGGCATGTCTCTTCGCCCACCCCTTCGCCGGATACCGCTGTGAATTATACATACACACCGTTTGACAGATTCACCATCCGGGAGAACCGCAAGCGGATGATCGTAGGCTCCCCCGCAGAAGTCAGGGAACAGTTGCAGGCGCTGGCTGAACAATATCAGTGCGGGGAGCTGATGCTCTCCAGTCATATTCACTGCTTTGAAGACAAACTGAAGTCCTTCCGCCTTATTGCTGAAGCCTGTGGCCTACCCAGCAGGGAATAG